The proteins below come from a single Natrinema sp. SYSU A 869 genomic window:
- a CDS encoding protein-glutamate O-methyltransferase CheR produces MIGDGAGDAGTDPAAGDRDDEVFADLLRFVEDELSFATSHYNDSYLDRRISSRMRRTRNETYETYFEQLRHDSDEQEALLEAMSINVTGFFRNPDVWTGIRTVLRKLSAKDTTVRVWSAACADGREPYSLAMLARDDPKIDESSVYILGTDISTPALETAREGVYEESRTVDLDDQLSFLDDYRQYVDVDDRTYRISDEVKQNVRFQRHDLINDDPKSGFDLVICRNLFIYIDNAYKRPMLETIARSLRTDGYLVIGKAETIPPTLKSAFAVREARLRIYQRETRGTNGGTTDRRANSNSES; encoded by the coding sequence GTGATTGGCGACGGCGCTGGCGACGCTGGCACTGATCCTGCCGCCGGCGACCGGGACGACGAGGTGTTCGCCGACCTCCTCAGGTTCGTCGAAGATGAACTGTCGTTCGCAACAAGTCATTACAACGACAGCTACCTCGACCGGCGCATCTCCTCACGGATGCGCCGTACCAGAAACGAAACCTACGAAACCTACTTCGAGCAACTACGGCACGATTCCGACGAGCAGGAGGCGCTGCTCGAGGCGATGAGCATCAACGTCACGGGTTTTTTCCGGAATCCGGATGTCTGGACAGGGATTCGGACCGTCCTCCGAAAGCTGTCCGCAAAGGATACCACCGTCCGAGTCTGGAGCGCCGCGTGTGCCGACGGTCGAGAGCCGTACTCACTTGCGATGCTCGCACGCGACGATCCCAAGATCGACGAATCCAGCGTCTACATCCTCGGGACCGACATCAGTACCCCGGCACTCGAGACGGCCCGGGAAGGCGTCTACGAGGAATCCCGAACCGTCGACCTCGACGATCAACTCTCCTTTCTCGACGACTATCGACAGTACGTCGACGTCGACGATCGGACCTACCGCATCAGCGACGAGGTCAAGCAAAACGTTCGCTTCCAGCGCCACGATCTGATCAACGACGATCCGAAGTCGGGGTTCGATCTCGTCATCTGCCGGAATCTATTCATATACATCGATAACGCCTATAAACGGCCGATGCTCGAGACGATCGCCCGGTCGCTTCGGACGGACGGCTACCTCGTCATCGGCAAAGCCGAAACGATCCCACCGACGCTCAAGTCGGCCTTCGCCGTCCGCGAGGCTCGCTTGCGTATCTATCAGCGAGAAACACGCGGCACGAACGGCGGGACGACCGACCGCCGTGCGAACTCGAACTCCGAATCGTAG
- a CDS encoding chemotaxis protein CheD: protein MKTYGTEPGAPTPVQVGISKLVVSDGDDTLKSYGLGSCLAVALYDPNSNIGGLAHVMLPDGDAADNSERKPGKYADTAIRALLRRMVEQGANYTAVEAKIAGGSDMFEFESFGDGVGQRNIAAAKTELEKLGVPLEAEDVGGEYGRTVEFTPGTGALIVKTSDGDNGVTEL, encoded by the coding sequence ATGAAAACGTACGGTACCGAACCAGGTGCACCGACGCCGGTCCAGGTCGGCATCTCCAAACTCGTCGTCAGCGACGGCGACGATACGCTCAAATCCTATGGCCTCGGGTCGTGTCTGGCCGTCGCCCTGTACGATCCGAACTCCAATATCGGCGGATTGGCACACGTCATGTTGCCCGACGGCGACGCCGCGGACAACAGCGAACGCAAACCCGGCAAGTACGCCGATACGGCGATCCGGGCACTCCTCCGGCGCATGGTCGAGCAGGGGGCCAACTACACCGCCGTCGAAGCAAAGATCGCCGGCGGCAGCGACATGTTCGAGTTCGAGAGTTTCGGTGATGGCGTCGGACAGCGAAATATTGCCGCCGCGAAGACGGAACTCGAGAAACTCGGCGTCCCCCTTGAGGCGGAAGACGTCGGCGGCGAATACGGTCGAACCGTCGAGTTCACACCGGGAACGGGCGCCCTCATTGTGAAGACATCCGATGGCGATAACGGAGTGACGGAGTTGTGA
- a CDS encoding chemotaxis protein CheC has protein sequence MKLDVNALGTFYRMAREGAGLAAGRLTHMLGVETKVGVTKLNFMRGQEIRRDFEDSTEKVGVRVKLTGGIEGYSVVVFERENALRIVETLLAEAGPDADVDTDVGEIDGFDEMTESAATEVGHIMNSGFIDGWADVLETVIDVSTPEFVEGQTAEPFFGDIDEAPADDDLALLFQSQIETVGTEVGFSHYLFPKRESMSKLLEQLRTSEGIEYDKLDGFDRMAERGAEEVAKTATTLTGIDTSVEIRRLNFVSLEAIPEQVANEKLVGVAFEFDGMPSGYLLFLFDEESAHEIVDAMVPMEVDEDGFGEMGTSAIKELGNIMASGFLDGWANVLDTTIDHSTPEFIHDIGAAAVDPVIIQLGENQDFAFVFDTVVMADGREFDCEVYAIPDESDLERALNNLDVDRIEDAQTTAEFQEVDNA, from the coding sequence ATGAAACTCGACGTTAACGCACTCGGCACGTTCTACCGGATGGCTCGAGAGGGAGCTGGATTGGCAGCGGGCCGACTCACCCATATGTTGGGTGTCGAGACGAAAGTCGGCGTGACGAAACTCAACTTCATGCGCGGCCAGGAGATCCGGCGCGATTTCGAGGACTCGACCGAGAAGGTCGGCGTCCGAGTCAAGCTGACCGGCGGGATCGAGGGCTACTCGGTCGTCGTCTTCGAGCGCGAGAACGCGCTCCGAATCGTCGAAACCCTGCTCGCAGAAGCCGGCCCCGATGCGGACGTCGACACCGATGTCGGCGAGATCGACGGCTTCGACGAGATGACTGAAAGCGCCGCGACCGAGGTTGGTCACATCATGAACAGCGGCTTCATCGACGGCTGGGCCGACGTCTTGGAGACCGTCATCGACGTCTCGACGCCGGAGTTCGTCGAGGGTCAGACCGCCGAGCCCTTTTTCGGCGACATCGACGAGGCACCGGCCGACGACGACCTCGCTTTACTCTTCCAAAGCCAGATCGAAACCGTCGGCACCGAGGTCGGCTTCAGTCACTACCTCTTCCCGAAACGCGAGTCGATGTCGAAGCTCTTAGAGCAACTCCGTACCAGCGAGGGCATCGAGTACGACAAACTCGACGGCTTCGACCGGATGGCAGAACGCGGTGCCGAGGAGGTCGCCAAGACGGCGACCACGCTGACCGGTATCGATACCAGCGTGGAGATCCGCCGGCTGAACTTCGTCTCGCTCGAGGCGATTCCCGAGCAGGTAGCTAACGAGAAACTCGTCGGCGTCGCCTTCGAGTTCGACGGGATGCCGAGTGGCTATCTCCTCTTCCTGTTCGATGAGGAGTCGGCCCACGAGATCGTCGACGCGATGGTGCCTATGGAGGTCGACGAGGACGGCTTCGGCGAGATGGGTACCAGCGCTATCAAAGAGCTCGGAAATATCATGGCCAGCGGGTTCCTCGACGGCTGGGCGAACGTCCTCGATACGACGATCGACCACTCGACGCCGGAGTTCATCCACGACATCGGCGCTGCGGCCGTCGACCCGGTCATCATCCAACTCGGCGAGAATCAGGACTTCGCGTTCGTCTTCGACACGGTCGTCATGGCCGACGGTCGGGAGTTCGACTGTGAAGTGTACGCGATTCCTGACGAGTCGGATCTCGAGCGGGCGCTGAACAACTTAGACGTCGATCGGATCGAAGACGCCCAGACGACGGCGGAGTTCCAGGAAGTCGATAACGCATGA
- a CDS encoding chemotaxis protein CheC, translating to MTMMVDIRKLSFINEMAKVGTNGVADNMSKLTGENAQMEVTKTNFIDVDDIESQLDSGKRVGVRVRLLDPPHGHILILFPEASAKKITAIMLRDVVDDMGDVSGKMARSAVEEMGNMMASGFIDGWADVLGRAIDIAAPQLVYAPTGDIVTRTASLGGDDLALFFDSDLSVPSYQIEAEIYAFPDLEEFVEMVNGIEVQSA from the coding sequence ATGACGATGATGGTCGATATACGAAAGCTGAGCTTCATAAACGAGATGGCAAAGGTCGGGACGAACGGCGTCGCCGACAATATGAGTAAACTGACCGGCGAGAACGCCCAGATGGAGGTGACGAAGACCAACTTCATCGATGTCGACGACATCGAGTCCCAACTCGATAGCGGGAAGCGGGTCGGCGTCCGCGTCCGGCTGCTAGACCCCCCACACGGGCACATCCTCATCCTCTTCCCCGAGGCGAGCGCGAAGAAGATCACGGCGATCATGCTCCGCGACGTCGTCGACGACATGGGCGATGTCTCCGGGAAGATGGCCCGCAGCGCCGTCGAGGAGATGGGCAACATGATGGCAAGTGGCTTCATCGACGGCTGGGCAGACGTGCTCGGGCGCGCGATCGACATCGCCGCGCCACAGCTCGTCTACGCGCCGACGGGTGACATCGTTACCCGGACGGCCAGTCTCGGCGGCGACGATCTGGCCCTGTTCTTCGACTCCGATCTGTCGGTTCCCAGCTACCAGATCGAAGCCGAGATTTACGCATTCCCTGACTTGGAAGAGTTTGTGGAAATGGTCAACGGCATTGAAGTCCAATCCGCATGA
- a CDS encoding chemotaxis protein CheA — protein sequence MSDYLTDFVQESEERITELNNALLTFEREPDDEEAMENIFRIAHTLKGNCGALGLETASDLAHAIEDLLDAVRRDDLEVTAELMDVVFDAVDELETMIDEVAETGEIETDPSATIEALRNHLADADGAVSGIEPPTADEIDDVCSRFEPPADDGHDVYLARLAIAQEEGINNGELVVDALIDAFDLIGTDPPRQTIEAADYGESFDAVFGTAVGENAIASGLEPVEEVDEFEIVDVSDRFEGTNAVAGATTAQSADDTEPGDDISADEAQDLEVDDLLDEFNEFDNLDEMVEDVEDEELDAFEDMGEAGSFDDLLDEEDIDEIDAEPGDSPADGLDADDGSTAKAAETTESAADDETGADAASESEDEEVDDAGAVFDELKDEVEMVGFDELQDELEELEFDEFDEEEEVDMDELLGNDADDDSFLDDEEPSADAVDDILVESESNDVPSPDDTAEDRTVTADESSADVGDNDAFSPTEDDLDDAVDDLEFDEEDSEAATDIDDAGSRDDTLEASFPDTPADDSVAADSEPDAPSDGTADVTDLEAETVDEDIADDSVVAEAESDEMVAHETGTDETVTDEDVAAEAVVDEDVAAEATVDEDATDETATAADVSDETVAADESPDIGEATEDVASESDADDIEDDTADETETADGASVADDGDYVVADTADSDSFDDATEPTTDATVESVDTSVTTDIEADAAAEETDETAVVEETADAAETAADDGATTDSFDDSDDDGFEPTAAFDDDFETADDESDPFDDDSFAADTDDSFADFSDDPADSETESEDDFESGFDEQLDEQPDDESFAGTTEFDTDTAGFESPASDAETDSDSSLPAAASFGDDGSDSDTDGDDDDDVVRIVDEPEMEIPDIPLPEASDQPDADDETDEIQSVRVDIEQVDSLLTLVEGLVTSRVRLRHAADADDDGTALETELDALSDLTTDLQETVMDIRLVPLQTVTNRLPRVVRDIARDQDKEVAFEMSGENVELDRSILDRIGDPLIHLVRNAVDHGIESPERREEVDKPSEGSVEVNADRSRDRVTITVEDDGSGLDPDRLRDEAVEAGVLDSDEAADLPDEEAYDLIFHPGLSTAEEVTDVSGRGVGMDVVKRTIEDLEGTVSIDSDEGEGTTVTMTLPVTVAIDEILFVESGGKEFGIPTKAVQDIEPAAAVETTAGESVLRDDDNDYPVIQLTDVLETPTPGANGDGMVVRIRDEVREVALHCDHVQGQQEVVVKPFEGVMSDIPGLSGATVRGRGEVVNILDVTTL from the coding sequence ATGAGTGATTATCTGACAGACTTCGTTCAGGAGAGCGAAGAACGGATTACGGAACTGAACAACGCCTTGCTCACCTTCGAGCGCGAGCCCGACGACGAGGAGGCGATGGAGAACATCTTCCGGATCGCACACACCCTCAAGGGGAACTGTGGGGCGCTGGGCTTGGAAACAGCCAGCGACCTCGCCCATGCGATCGAGGACCTGCTCGATGCCGTCCGCCGCGATGATCTCGAGGTGACCGCGGAGCTGATGGACGTCGTCTTCGACGCCGTCGACGAACTCGAGACGATGATCGACGAGGTCGCCGAGACCGGCGAGATCGAGACCGATCCGTCGGCGACGATCGAGGCGCTTCGGAATCACCTGGCTGACGCAGACGGCGCGGTCTCGGGAATCGAACCGCCTACCGCGGACGAGATTGACGATGTCTGTTCCCGATTCGAGCCGCCAGCCGACGACGGTCACGACGTCTATCTCGCCCGCCTCGCGATCGCACAGGAGGAAGGGATCAACAACGGTGAACTGGTCGTCGACGCACTGATCGACGCGTTCGATCTGATCGGAACCGACCCGCCCCGCCAAACGATCGAGGCTGCGGACTACGGCGAGAGCTTCGATGCGGTCTTCGGGACTGCGGTCGGCGAGAACGCGATCGCCTCGGGACTCGAGCCGGTTGAAGAGGTCGACGAGTTCGAGATCGTCGACGTCTCCGATCGATTTGAGGGTACTAACGCGGTCGCGGGCGCGACCACGGCGCAGTCGGCAGACGACACCGAACCGGGTGACGATATCTCTGCCGATGAAGCTCAGGACCTCGAGGTCGACGACTTGCTCGACGAGTTCAACGAGTTCGATAACCTCGATGAGATGGTTGAAGACGTCGAGGACGAGGAACTCGACGCGTTCGAGGATATGGGCGAAGCCGGGTCGTTCGACGACCTGCTTGACGAAGAGGACATCGATGAAATCGATGCCGAACCAGGCGACTCCCCGGCCGATGGCCTCGATGCGGACGACGGATCGACCGCCAAGGCTGCGGAGACGACGGAGTCAGCGGCCGACGACGAGACCGGAGCCGACGCGGCATCCGAATCCGAAGACGAAGAAGTCGACGATGCCGGTGCGGTCTTCGACGAACTCAAAGACGAGGTCGAAATGGTCGGCTTCGACGAGTTACAGGACGAACTCGAGGAACTCGAGTTCGACGAGTTCGACGAGGAAGAGGAAGTCGATATGGACGAACTCCTCGGCAACGACGCCGATGACGACTCGTTCCTCGACGACGAGGAACCGTCAGCGGACGCGGTCGACGACATTCTGGTCGAATCGGAGTCGAACGACGTTCCAAGTCCGGACGACACCGCCGAGGACCGAACCGTCACTGCGGACGAGTCGAGTGCTGACGTCGGCGATAACGACGCGTTCTCGCCGACCGAAGATGACCTCGACGATGCCGTCGACGACCTTGAGTTCGATGAAGAAGATAGCGAAGCGGCGACTGATATCGATGACGCGGGGTCGAGGGACGATACTCTCGAGGCGTCGTTCCCGGACACACCGGCGGATGATTCTGTAGCGGCCGATTCGGAACCCGACGCACCGAGCGACGGGACGGCCGACGTGACCGACCTCGAGGCGGAGACGGTTGACGAAGACATCGCCGACGATTCGGTAGTGGCCGAAGCGGAGAGCGATGAGATGGTCGCCCACGAGACAGGTACTGATGAGACGGTCACCGACGAAGACGTTGCTGCGGAGGCAGTCGTTGACGAGGACGTTGCTGCTGAGGCGACCGTTGACGAGGACGCTACCGATGAGACGGCCACTGCTGCGGACGTTTCCGACGAGACGGTCGCTGCCGATGAGAGTCCCGATATCGGGGAGGCTACCGAGGATGTCGCTTCCGAGAGCGACGCTGACGATATCGAGGATGACACCGCCGACGAGACGGAGACAGCCGACGGCGCTTCGGTCGCCGACGACGGCGACTATGTCGTGGCCGACACTGCTGACTCGGATTCGTTCGACGATGCAACTGAACCCACGACCGACGCTACTGTCGAGTCCGTCGACACAAGTGTCACAACCGACATCGAGGCCGATGCTGCAGCCGAGGAGACCGACGAAACTGCTGTGGTCGAAGAAACGGCCGACGCCGCGGAGACTGCAGCGGACGACGGAGCGACGACCGACTCGTTCGATGACTCCGACGACGACGGGTTCGAGCCAACGGCAGCCTTCGACGACGACTTTGAAACGGCCGACGATGAGTCAGACCCCTTCGACGACGACAGCTTCGCAGCGGATACCGACGACTCGTTCGCGGACTTCTCGGACGATCCCGCCGACTCCGAGACGGAGTCGGAGGACGACTTCGAGAGCGGGTTCGACGAGCAACTGGACGAACAACCCGACGACGAGTCGTTCGCCGGAACCACCGAGTTCGATACCGATACTGCCGGCTTCGAATCGCCGGCGTCGGACGCCGAAACCGATTCGGACTCGAGTCTCCCCGCCGCCGCGTCATTCGGCGACGATGGGAGTGATTCGGATACCGACGGCGATGACGACGATGACGTCGTACGGATCGTCGACGAACCCGAAATGGAGATTCCGGACATCCCGCTTCCGGAGGCGAGTGACCAACCGGACGCCGACGACGAAACTGACGAGATCCAGTCGGTTCGCGTCGACATCGAGCAAGTCGACTCCCTGCTCACGCTCGTCGAGGGACTGGTGACTAGTCGCGTCCGCCTCCGTCACGCGGCCGATGCAGATGACGACGGCACAGCCCTCGAGACAGAACTCGATGCGCTGTCGGACCTGACGACTGATCTTCAGGAGACGGTGATGGACATCCGGCTGGTGCCGCTCCAGACGGTGACGAACCGCCTGCCGCGAGTCGTTCGCGACATCGCTCGCGATCAGGACAAGGAGGTCGCCTTCGAGATGAGCGGCGAGAACGTCGAACTGGATCGAAGTATTCTCGATCGGATCGGCGATCCGCTGATCCATCTGGTTCGCAACGCCGTCGACCACGGGATCGAATCGCCAGAACGGCGCGAGGAGGTCGATAAGCCGAGCGAAGGGTCCGTCGAGGTCAACGCCGACCGCTCGCGCGATCGCGTGACGATCACGGTCGAGGACGATGGGAGCGGACTTGATCCTGATCGACTGCGCGACGAGGCCGTCGAAGCAGGCGTTCTCGACTCGGACGAGGCCGCCGATCTCCCCGACGAGGAGGCCTACGATCTCATCTTCCATCCCGGCCTCTCGACGGCCGAGGAGGTGACGGATGTCAGTGGCCGCGGCGTCGGAATGGACGTCGTCAAACGAACGATCGAGGACCTCGAGGGGACGGTCTCGATCGACAGCGACGAGGGCGAAGGAACGACCGTCACGATGACGCTCCCGGTAACGGTCGCGATCGACGAAATCCTGTTCGTCGAGAGCGGCGGCAAGGAGTTCGGCATTCCAACCAAGGCCGTTCAGGACATCGAACCCGCGGCCGCAGTCGAGACGACCGCCGGCGAATCCGTACTCCGCGACGACGACAACGACTACCCCGTCATCCAACTGACCGACGTCCTCGAGACGCCGACTCCCGGTGCGAACGGCGACGGAATGGTCGTCCGCATTCGCGACGAGGTTCGCGAGGTGGCCCTCCACTGCGATCACGTTCAGGGCCAGCAAGAAGTCGTCGTCAAGCCCTTCGAGGGCGTTATGAGCGACATCCCGGGGCTCAGCGGTGCAACGGTGCGGGGGCGAGGGGAAGTAGTCAACATTCTGGATGTGACGACACTATGA
- the cheB gene encoding chemotaxis-specific protein-glutamate methyltransferase CheB, with product MTRVLVVDDSKFMRTVIGNALEAASYDIETAANGSEAVETVAAFDPDVVTMDVEMPKMGGIDAVERIMATNPTAILMLSVHTERGTEATLDALERGAVDFLHKPDGSNSRNIAHLTDEVVEAVDDLAEADVSSVALARASATAYATRSRGADSAGRGTTAPDTAPKIGSTGDPDEDADPIAVDGDRADAPTIVLGASTGGPKIVERLFERLPADLEAKVLVIHHMPPGFTERFAERLDARSAYDVSEATNRDRIQSGEAAVAPGNHHLEVASNVGGALRLRLDDGERVHGVRPAIDVTMESAAERVSDALCGVVLTGMGRDGAAGIEAVKAAGGRTIAQDEATSPVFGIPCQAIETGCVDTVAPADGIADAIVDAFTTDGENDE from the coding sequence ATGACGCGAGTACTCGTTGTCGACGACTCGAAGTTTATGCGGACAGTCATCGGCAACGCGCTCGAGGCGGCCAGCTACGATATTGAAACGGCTGCGAACGGATCCGAGGCAGTCGAGACCGTCGCCGCGTTCGATCCAGACGTCGTGACGATGGACGTCGAGATGCCCAAGATGGGCGGTATCGACGCCGTCGAGCGGATCATGGCGACGAATCCGACCGCAATCCTCATGCTCAGCGTTCACACCGAACGCGGCACTGAGGCGACGCTCGACGCTTTGGAGCGAGGGGCCGTGGACTTCCTTCACAAGCCCGACGGCTCCAATTCGCGAAACATCGCTCACCTCACTGACGAGGTCGTCGAAGCGGTCGACGACCTCGCCGAGGCCGATGTCTCGTCAGTGGCGCTTGCACGGGCCTCCGCGACGGCCTACGCGACCCGCTCGAGGGGTGCCGACAGTGCGGGACGAGGGACGACCGCCCCCGATACGGCTCCCAAGATTGGTTCCACCGGCGACCCGGACGAGGACGCGGACCCGATCGCCGTCGATGGCGACCGGGCCGACGCACCGACGATCGTCCTCGGCGCGTCGACCGGTGGGCCGAAGATCGTCGAGCGACTGTTCGAACGACTGCCAGCCGACCTCGAGGCAAAAGTGTTGGTCATCCATCACATGCCTCCCGGATTCACTGAGCGGTTCGCTGAGCGGCTCGACGCACGCAGCGCGTACGACGTCAGCGAGGCAACGAATCGGGATCGGATCCAGTCCGGCGAGGCCGCGGTCGCACCGGGCAATCACCATCTCGAAGTGGCGAGCAACGTCGGTGGCGCTCTTCGCCTGCGACTCGACGACGGCGAGCGAGTCCACGGCGTACGGCCGGCGATCGACGTGACGATGGAGAGCGCCGCCGAACGGGTCTCCGACGCGCTCTGTGGCGTCGTTCTGACTGGTATGGGCCGCGACGGTGCGGCCGGGATCGAGGCGGTCAAGGCCGCTGGCGGTCGGACCATTGCACAGGACGAGGCGACAAGTCCGGTCTTTGGCATCCCCTGTCAGGCAATCGAAACAGGCTGTGTCGATACGGTCGCGCCCGCTGACGGCATCGCCGATGCGATCGTCGACGCGTTCACGACGGACGGTGAGAACGATGAGTGA
- the cheY gene encoding chemotaxis protein CheY produces MSTGVLIVDDSHFMRNLLRQILEQDYRILGEASNGAEAVKLYKEHDPDIVMMDIVMPKCNGIKATAAIKKIDPDARVIMCTSVGQREKMKLAVKAGADGYVTKPFEEPSVRKALSDVVAA; encoded by the coding sequence ATGTCGACAGGGGTGCTCATCGTGGACGACTCTCATTTTATGCGGAATCTATTGCGCCAGATCCTGGAACAAGATTACCGCATTCTCGGAGAGGCGTCCAACGGCGCTGAAGCCGTCAAGCTGTACAAAGAACACGATCCTGACATCGTCATGATGGACATCGTGATGCCCAAATGCAACGGCATCAAGGCGACCGCGGCGATCAAGAAGATCGACCCGGACGCCCGCGTCATCATGTGTACGAGTGTCGGACAGCGTGAGAAAATGAAACTCGCCGTAAAAGCTGGCGCGGACGGCTACGTCACGAAGCCGTTCGAGGAACCCAGCGTCAGAAAAGCCCTTTCAGACGTCGTCGCTGCATGA
- a CDS encoding chemotaxis protein CheW, whose product MAPDLSEKLLGIDSDDADRTGDSDTGDGEDELLLQFLFVGLGEHRLALPVDAVRTITEPPAELTRVPRSPPAIEGLMDLRGEITAVIDPRVHFPVTESRTGRERLLVLDRASDQQSVAIRVDEVMGVESLSESSVLDKDAVEASDLSGDVLEHPLIVALITQERESHADAGSGVADDVAGVTTGPETGGPAGAGGSTALSSTRGTGGGIGESVGEAFEVEPTEETAAEPNDEGDDGDSTREVVVEVTAVIDITKLLLASGQSQ is encoded by the coding sequence ATGGCCCCGGACCTCTCGGAAAAGCTTCTCGGAATTGATAGCGACGATGCCGATCGGACCGGCGATTCGGACACCGGAGACGGGGAGGATGAACTCCTCCTCCAGTTCCTCTTCGTCGGCCTCGGCGAACACCGGCTTGCGCTTCCGGTCGACGCAGTTAGGACGATTACTGAGCCGCCGGCGGAACTCACTCGAGTCCCGCGCTCACCCCCGGCTATCGAGGGACTGATGGACCTCCGCGGGGAGATCACTGCAGTCATCGATCCCCGCGTTCACTTCCCCGTCACCGAATCACGGACGGGGCGCGAGCGCCTGCTCGTACTCGACCGGGCGAGCGACCAGCAGTCAGTCGCGATCCGGGTCGATGAGGTCATGGGCGTCGAGTCGCTCTCCGAGAGCAGTGTCCTCGACAAGGACGCCGTCGAGGCCAGCGATCTCTCCGGCGATGTCCTCGAGCACCCCCTGATCGTCGCACTCATTACACAGGAGCGGGAGTCGCATGCCGACGCCGGAAGCGGAGTGGCTGACGACGTTGCCGGCGTGACGACTGGCCCCGAAACCGGCGGGCCGGCGGGGGCGGGTGGATCGACGGCACTGTCGTCGACCCGCGGGACAGGCGGCGGAATTGGCGAGTCAGTTGGAGAGGCCTTCGAGGTCGAACCGACCGAGGAAACCGCCGCCGAACCGAACGACGAGGGCGATGACGGCGATTCAACGCGTGAGGTCGTCGTCGAGGTGACCGCGGTGATCGATATCACCAAACTGCTATTGGCATCCGGACAGTCACAATAA
- a CDS encoding chemotaxis protein CheW — translation MESALNETETDERITVLTFDLEEKRYCVRAASIASVLGVTDDEPLVDADDPWNAGTLSVADERVRVVDLPRVFGSSFQTAARVDDPRLLVFSTTDGDGRYYGWLVDDVDVTRTIRTASLKSPRMDTSHVKGRLEIDDTEVIWLDEQAIHG, via the coding sequence ATGGAATCGGCTTTGAACGAGACCGAAACCGACGAGCGCATCACAGTACTCACGTTCGACCTCGAGGAAAAACGGTACTGCGTCAGGGCCGCATCGATCGCCTCCGTACTCGGCGTCACAGACGACGAACCGCTCGTAGACGCCGATGATCCGTGGAACGCGGGGACGCTCAGCGTCGCCGACGAACGGGTCAGAGTCGTCGATCTCCCGCGAGTGTTCGGCTCGTCGTTCCAGACGGCGGCTCGAGTCGATGATCCGAGACTACTCGTCTTTTCGACCACTGACGGCGACGGCCGCTACTACGGCTGGCTCGTCGACGACGTCGACGTGACCAGAACGATCCGAACCGCCTCGCTCAAGTCCCCGCGCATGGACACGAGCCATGTCAAGGGGCGACTCGAAATCGACGATACCGAAGTCATCTGGCTCGACGAGCAAGCAATTCACGGGTAA
- a CDS encoding DUF5803 family protein, with protein sequence MNRRLVLAAIAIALLATLAGCSALSGGISDEQLDQDGNYSDLRDSEADVAIDLEDGNLISDGEFRAVYDLKETEELSLYRSTLFRDEPLEIDSVRYWYPNGTELTGSELEVEQGQSETTVQVPDENGTLAFSGDAGRKTFQLPAYVEGSYEVTVPEGHRTSNFLFGDVSPNGYEREVVDDQERLSWNDLDSTISLRYYLARDVPLFLGLVGTAILLGGIGIGYYYRQVKRLREEREEFGLDVDTDDDSGGGPPGLL encoded by the coding sequence ATGAATCGACGGCTCGTTCTCGCGGCGATCGCAATCGCATTGCTCGCGACGCTAGCGGGCTGTTCGGCGCTTTCCGGCGGTATTTCGGACGAACAGCTCGATCAGGATGGGAATTACAGCGATCTGCGTGACAGCGAGGCCGATGTCGCCATCGATCTCGAAGACGGCAATCTGATCAGTGACGGCGAGTTCCGGGCGGTCTACGATCTCAAGGAAACCGAAGAACTGTCGCTGTACCGATCCACGCTCTTCCGCGACGAACCCTTGGAGATCGATAGCGTCCGCTACTGGTATCCGAATGGTACCGAACTCACGGGCTCGGAACTCGAGGTCGAACAGGGCCAGTCAGAAACGACCGTGCAGGTGCCCGACGAGAACGGCACGCTCGCGTTCTCGGGCGACGCCGGCCGGAAGACGTTCCAGCTGCCGGCCTACGTCGAGGGCTCCTACGAAGTGACAGTCCCCGAGGGCCATCGAACGTCGAACTTCCTGTTCGGGGACGTCTCGCCGAACGGGTACGAACGCGAGGTCGTCGACGATCAGGAGCGCCTCTCCTGGAACGACCTCGATAGCACGATTTCGCTCCGATACTACCTCGCGCGGGACGTCCCGCTGTTCCTCGGTCTCGTCGGGACGGCCATCCTGCTCGGCGGAATCGGGATCGGGTACTACTACCGACAGGTCAAGCGACTCCGGGAGGAGCGCGAGGAGTTCGGCCTCGACGTCGATACCGACGACGATTCGGGCGGCGGGCCGCCTGGTCTCCTGTAG